The genomic DNA GGCTGGATACGCGCTGGAATTTACTATTCGTCGTTCACATTGAAATACAAAATGATGAAATTCGGATCATTTCAGCCCGTAAAGCAACTCGAAGGGAAAGATTTGACTATGAAAATTGACAAATTAAAAAGTCGCCTGAGGAAAAACCGTCCTATGACCACCGTATCCATTCGGTTTCCCGAAGATGTCAT from Gemmatimonadota bacterium includes the following:
- a CDS encoding BrnT family toxin, translated to LDTRWNLLFVVHIEIQNDEIRIISARKATRRERFDYEN